The following coding sequences are from one Streptomyces sp. NBC_01232 window:
- a CDS encoding MFS transporter — translation MTATQTPTGRRPDPLATRPPLWDRRFTLYFTARAVSLLGDAMMPVAAALAVGALYGISGVGVVLGTWTGTFVLLVLFGGVLADRFGARRMMVCADLVRVLTQGILAAAFFAGTPPFWLLVTMAALAGAAVAMFLPGANGMVPLVAREPQRANATLKVADALAHLLGPALAGLLITLTSAGTVYAIDAGTFLLSGLCLTLIRLTPAEPAEPTVDATAAEPAEPAEPAEPTEPADAPAAADADSRARTTGSLRRDLRQGWQAFRARTWMWAVILIWMGYGVLVFGPLVPLGSALIGARLGPDAYGLAVSCLGAGTVLGGLLALPLRPARPLAAGTVAMALYTALPLCIALDAGLPALLAGHVLGGGAMAFWSVMWATSVQTHTPPALLNRVTAYELAGSVSGIALGQILAGPATALASPGRLLLVSAGACLAGSAALCAIPAIRTLRRTAGPEQRV, via the coding sequence GTGACCGCCACTCAGACCCCGACCGGCCGCCGGCCCGATCCACTGGCCACCCGGCCCCCGTTGTGGGACCGCCGCTTCACCCTCTACTTCACCGCCCGCGCGGTCTCGCTCCTCGGCGACGCGATGATGCCGGTCGCCGCCGCACTCGCCGTCGGCGCCCTGTACGGGATCTCCGGCGTCGGCGTCGTCCTCGGTACCTGGACCGGGACGTTCGTCCTCCTCGTCCTCTTCGGCGGGGTCCTCGCCGACCGGTTCGGCGCCCGCCGGATGATGGTCTGCGCGGACCTCGTACGGGTACTCACCCAGGGGATCCTGGCCGCTGCCTTCTTCGCCGGGACCCCGCCGTTCTGGCTGCTGGTGACCATGGCGGCACTGGCCGGTGCGGCCGTCGCCATGTTCCTGCCGGGCGCGAACGGGATGGTCCCGCTGGTCGCCCGCGAGCCGCAACGGGCCAACGCCACCCTCAAGGTGGCCGACGCGCTCGCCCACCTGCTCGGCCCCGCCCTGGCTGGCCTGCTGATCACCCTGACCAGCGCCGGCACCGTGTACGCGATCGACGCCGGCACCTTCCTGCTCAGCGGCCTGTGCCTGACCCTCATCCGCCTCACCCCCGCCGAGCCCGCCGAGCCCACCGTCGACGCGACCGCCGCCGAGCCCGCCGAGCCCGCCGAGCCCGCCGAGCCCACCGAGCCCGCCGACGCGCCCGCCGCGGCCGACGCCGACTCCCGCGCCCGCACCACCGGTTCGCTCCGCCGCGACCTGCGCCAGGGCTGGCAGGCATTCCGCGCCCGCACCTGGATGTGGGCGGTCATCCTCATCTGGATGGGCTACGGCGTGCTGGTCTTCGGCCCCCTGGTACCGCTCGGCTCGGCACTGATCGGCGCCCGCCTCGGCCCGGACGCCTACGGCCTCGCGGTCTCCTGCCTCGGCGCCGGAACGGTGCTCGGCGGCCTGCTGGCACTGCCCCTGCGCCCCGCCCGCCCGCTGGCCGCCGGCACCGTGGCCATGGCGCTCTACACCGCACTGCCGCTCTGCATCGCGCTGGACGCCGGCCTGCCGGCGCTGCTGGCGGGCCACGTACTCGGCGGCGGCGCCATGGCGTTCTGGTCGGTGATGTGGGCGACCAGCGTCCAGACCCACACCCCGCCCGCCCTCCTCAACCGGGTCACCGCGTACGAGCTCGCCGGATCGGTCTCCGGGATCGCGCTGGGCCAGATACTGGCGGGACCGGCCACCGCACTGGCCTCCCCGGGCCGGCTGCTGCTGGTGTCGGCGGGCGCCTGCCTGGCGGGCAGCGCCGCACTGTGCGCGATCCCCGCGATCCGCACCCTCCGCCGCACCGCCGGCCCGGAACAACGGGTGTGA
- a CDS encoding TIGR03086 family metal-binding protein produces MTGTTAFDLGPQARIVARLAAAVPDARLTDRTPCPAYTVGDLLGHLAGLAVAFRDAARKDLGPTTDTDPTSATPSLPARWREELPGVLGELAEAWEDPAAWTGMTRAGGVDLPGGIAGAVAVDELVLHGWDLARATGQEYAPDHAALRSSHAFLLAAAEEGDRGDGIFGPVVPVPDDAPLLDRTLALSGRDPGWTPPASP; encoded by the coding sequence ATGACCGGTACGACCGCTTTCGATCTCGGACCGCAGGCGCGGATCGTGGCCCGTCTCGCGGCGGCCGTCCCGGACGCCCGGCTCACCGACCGGACGCCCTGCCCCGCCTACACGGTCGGTGACCTGCTGGGCCACCTCGCGGGTCTCGCGGTCGCCTTCCGCGACGCCGCCCGCAAGGACCTGGGCCCCACGACGGACACGGACCCCACCTCGGCCACGCCCTCCCTGCCCGCCCGCTGGCGCGAGGAACTGCCCGGGGTCCTCGGCGAACTCGCCGAGGCCTGGGAAGACCCGGCCGCCTGGACCGGCATGACCCGCGCCGGCGGCGTGGACCTGCCCGGCGGGATCGCGGGTGCGGTGGCGGTCGACGAGCTGGTGCTGCACGGATGGGACCTGGCCCGGGCCACCGGCCAGGAGTACGCGCCCGATCACGCCGCGCTCCGCTCCTCGCACGCGTTCCTGCTGGCGGCCGCCGAGGAGGGGGACCGCGGCGACGGCATCTTCGGACCCGTCGTGCCCGTACCGGACGACGCCCCGCTGCTGGACCGGACGCTCGCACTGAGCGGCCGCGACCCGGGCTGGACGCCGCCCGCATCCCCGTGA
- a CDS encoding toxin Doc, giving the protein MELRIDIRWLLDRQEELLGGKNLGVLDYSGLVAAVARHRVNTPSWGTDEPDAYWRAAALLEQIVLTRPLPARNEYFGYGVAVAYIKASGQDVDTAFGPWRDLITDIRALRLTVHDVADRLRSLHPNP; this is encoded by the coding sequence TTGGAACTGCGCATCGACATCCGGTGGCTGCTGGACCGTCAGGAAGAACTCCTGGGCGGCAAGAACCTGGGAGTCCTGGACTACTCGGGTCTGGTGGCCGCCGTCGCCCGGCACCGGGTCAACACCCCGTCGTGGGGGACGGACGAGCCCGACGCGTACTGGCGGGCGGCCGCGCTGCTGGAGCAGATCGTGCTCACCCGCCCACTGCCGGCCAGGAACGAGTACTTCGGCTACGGCGTCGCCGTCGCCTACATCAAAGCCTCCGGCCAGGACGTCGACACCGCCTTCGGGCCCTGGCGCGACCTGATCACCGACATCCGCGCCCTGCGCCTGACCGTCCACGACGTCGCCGACCGCCTCCGCTCCCTGCACCCGAACCCCTAA
- a CDS encoding transglycosylase SLT domain-containing protein, whose product MSSACVRPPLSPSEGPSVSNAIIRRIATSKKALAGTVVALGVAGSMLATVPAQAAPMSAKAIAQQMIKDPAQFAAFDKIISHESGWNHTATNASSGAYGLAQALPASKMASAGADWKTNPATQIKWGLDYMNDRYGSPVGAWNFWQNNHWY is encoded by the coding sequence ATGTCTTCGGCATGCGTGCGACCGCCCTTGTCCCCGTCGGAAGGTCCATCCGTGTCCAACGCCATCATCCGCCGCATCGCCACCTCCAAGAAGGCCCTCGCGGGCACCGTCGTCGCCCTCGGTGTCGCCGGTTCCATGCTTGCCACGGTTCCCGCCCAGGCGGCCCCGATGAGCGCCAAGGCGATCGCGCAGCAGATGATCAAGGACCCGGCCCAGTTCGCCGCCTTCGACAAGATCATCTCGCACGAGAGCGGCTGGAACCACACCGCGACCAACGCCTCCTCCGGCGCGTACGGCCTGGCCCAGGCCCTGCCGGCCTCGAAGATGGCTTCGGCCGGCGCGGACTGGAAGACCAACCCCGCCACCCAGATCAAGTGGGGCCTGGACTACATGAACGACCGCTACGGCAGCCCCGTCGGCGCCTGGAACTTCTGGCAGAACAACCACTGGTACTAA
- a CDS encoding GlxA family transcriptional regulator, with product MTPRSLPTSPALHRVVALLQPPQSSFPLACAAEVFGDHGPEIPARYAFGVCTEHPGPVRTRSGYDMLVTAGLDALEGADTVLVPGWQQPAGTEVPGAVVAAVRRAHRRGARIVGICSGAFVLAAAGLLDGRRATTHWAQAAGLAARFPRVRVDPAVLYVDHGDVSTSAGSAAGVDLCLHLVGVDQGAAYAMRIARRMVMPPHREGCQLQYAELPTSGPVTDSLAPLLEWLGGRLDQPVSVAEMAVRSQVSARTLTRRFTEQLGISPGRWLLDRRIAAARALLEETDLPVETIARRVGLSSAVNLRRRFHEAVRTTPAAYRRAFRAERAG from the coding sequence ATGACGCCGCGTTCGCTGCCCACGTCCCCGGCGCTGCACAGGGTCGTGGCCCTGCTTCAGCCCCCGCAGTCGTCGTTCCCGCTGGCCTGTGCGGCCGAGGTGTTCGGCGACCACGGCCCGGAGATCCCCGCCCGCTACGCGTTCGGGGTCTGCACCGAGCACCCCGGCCCGGTGCGCACCCGGTCCGGCTACGACATGCTGGTCACCGCGGGCCTGGACGCGTTGGAGGGTGCGGACACGGTGCTGGTGCCCGGCTGGCAGCAGCCGGCCGGCACCGAGGTGCCGGGGGCGGTGGTCGCGGCGGTCCGCCGGGCCCACCGGCGCGGCGCCCGGATCGTCGGCATCTGCTCGGGCGCCTTCGTGCTCGCCGCCGCCGGACTGCTGGACGGCCGGCGGGCCACCACCCACTGGGCGCAGGCCGCCGGACTGGCCGCCCGGTTCCCGCGGGTGCGGGTGGACCCCGCGGTGCTCTACGTCGACCACGGCGACGTCTCCACCAGCGCCGGGTCCGCGGCCGGCGTGGATCTGTGCCTGCACCTGGTGGGTGTCGACCAGGGCGCCGCGTACGCGATGCGGATCGCCCGGCGGATGGTGATGCCGCCGCACCGCGAGGGCTGCCAGCTGCAGTACGCCGAACTGCCCACCTCCGGACCGGTGACCGACTCGCTGGCCCCGCTGCTGGAGTGGCTGGGCGGGCGGCTCGACCAGCCGGTCAGTGTCGCCGAGATGGCGGTCCGCTCGCAGGTCTCGGCCCGCACGCTGACCCGGCGCTTCACCGAGCAGCTGGGCATCAGTCCCGGACGCTGGCTGCTGGACCGCAGGATCGCCGCGGCCCGGGCGCTGCTGGAGGAGACGGACCTGCCCGTGGAGACCATCGCGCGCAGGGTCGGTCTGTCCTCGGCGGTCAATCTGCGCCGGCGCTTCCACGAGGCCGTGCGCACCACACCGGCCGCCTACCGGCGTGCCTTTCGCGCGGAGCGGGCCGGGTAG
- a CDS encoding class I SAM-dependent methyltransferase, with amino-acid sequence MPHLEISDLITATDPRTGARLPVRRAEVVHRLREAGDRHAARIVARLPADRHDVLDPHAVDRLMIGVHTELQRLSEELRLGKRLVHILGPVFEAVRATATGRLRLVDVGSGLGYAVRWLAAHHSLGPDVELVGVDLDAALVGEAARLARAEGLDCRFVHGNAFDLPEAATVYVSTGVLHHFRGPDLAGFFRAQAASPALAFCHFDIAATRLAPIGAWVFHRSRMRHPLGRHDGVASARRAHTDETLLQAAAAPGMRPLLYEPRGLANPFCTTLRPVIGIRPELEAPLRRAMGRSARRLVGPEHLAGAAR; translated from the coding sequence GTGCCGCACCTCGAGATATCCGACCTGATCACCGCCACGGACCCGCGCACCGGAGCGCGCCTGCCCGTGCGCAGGGCCGAGGTGGTGCACCGCCTCCGCGAGGCCGGCGACCGGCACGCCGCCCGCATCGTCGCCCGGCTGCCCGCCGACCGGCACGACGTGCTCGACCCCCACGCCGTGGACCGCCTCATGATCGGCGTGCACACCGAACTGCAGCGGCTCAGCGAGGAACTGCGCCTCGGGAAGCGGCTCGTCCACATCCTCGGCCCGGTCTTCGAAGCCGTCCGCGCGACAGCCACCGGCCGGCTGCGCCTGGTCGACGTCGGTTCCGGCCTCGGATACGCCGTGCGCTGGCTCGCCGCCCACCACTCGCTCGGCCCGGACGTCGAACTCGTCGGCGTGGACCTGGACGCCGCCCTCGTCGGCGAGGCCGCCCGGCTGGCCCGCGCCGAGGGCCTGGACTGCCGCTTCGTCCACGGCAACGCCTTCGACCTGCCGGAGGCCGCCACCGTGTACGTGTCCACCGGTGTGCTGCACCATTTCCGCGGCCCCGACCTCGCCGGGTTCTTCCGGGCCCAGGCCGCCTCGCCCGCCCTCGCCTTCTGCCACTTCGACATCGCCGCCACCCGGCTCGCGCCCATCGGGGCCTGGGTGTTCCACCGGTCACGGATGCGCCACCCGCTCGGCCGCCACGACGGTGTCGCCTCGGCCCGCCGGGCACACACCGACGAGACCCTGCTGCAGGCGGCGGCCGCGCCGGGGATGCGGCCGCTGCTCTACGAACCCCGGGGTCTGGCCAACCCGTTCTGCACCACCCTGCGCCCCGTCATCGGGATCCGGCCCGAGCTGGAGGCACCGCTGCGCCGGGCCATGGGCCGCTCCGCACGCCGCCTCGTGGGCCCCGAACACCTCGCCGGAGCGGCGCGGTGA
- a CDS encoding GYD domain-containing protein has translation MPLYLSRFSYTPQTWARLIGHPEDRAEAARSYIESVGGKLHGFWYAFGTHDGYNLWEAPDNVSMAAVSLAISGGGALSSFETTVLLTVEETLDALRSAGQIGYRPPGEPG, from the coding sequence ATGCCGCTCTATCTATCGAGGTTCAGCTACACGCCCCAGACCTGGGCGCGGCTGATCGGTCATCCGGAGGACCGGGCGGAGGCCGCCCGGTCCTACATCGAGTCGGTCGGCGGGAAGCTCCACGGCTTCTGGTACGCCTTCGGCACCCACGACGGCTACAACCTGTGGGAGGCCCCCGACAACGTCTCGATGGCCGCCGTCTCGCTGGCGATCAGCGGAGGCGGTGCGCTCAGTTCGTTCGAGACGACCGTGCTCCTCACCGTCGAGGAGACCCTGGACGCCCTGCGCAGCGCCGGGCAGATCGGCTACCGGCCCCCCGGCGAGCCGGGGTGA
- a CDS encoding nuclear transport factor 2 family protein has product MTSRTLRAMTVLTAAAALCGAAPTAYAAHTTTAAASSAQAADRRVPRIVTAWARAWNGSEPRALGALFTADGTYTDEAVAATFRGRKEISGWKARADSLIDNVHVTIRTTRSDGNRITVRSVYSGHLKGAPKPFAVPMTTVIDLDRHHCRIVSNKDHYSLAAVLAQSGLPADWTPPTT; this is encoded by the coding sequence ATGACCTCCCGCACCCTCCGTGCCATGACGGTGCTGACCGCTGCCGCAGCCCTCTGCGGCGCCGCCCCCACCGCCTACGCCGCACACACCACCACCGCCGCCGCGTCCTCCGCACAGGCCGCCGACCGGCGCGTCCCGCGGATCGTCACCGCTTGGGCCCGCGCCTGGAACGGCAGCGAACCCCGGGCGCTCGGCGCCCTGTTCACCGCCGACGGCACCTACACCGACGAAGCCGTGGCGGCCACCTTCCGCGGCCGTAAGGAGATCTCGGGGTGGAAGGCCCGCGCCGACTCCCTGATCGACAACGTCCACGTCACCATCCGCACCACCCGCAGCGACGGCAACCGCATCACCGTCCGGTCCGTCTACTCCGGCCACCTCAAGGGCGCCCCCAAGCCCTTCGCCGTACCGATGACCACGGTGATCGACCTCGACAGGCACCACTGCCGGATCGTCTCCAACAAGGACCACTACAGCCTGGCCGCGGTCCTCGCCCAGTCCGGCCTGCCCGCCGACTGGACCCCGCCCACCACCTGA
- a CDS encoding HisA/HisF-related TIM barrel protein, with protein MSRLSKDAVAVQQAGTGTGFELFPSVHVAGGRVVHLVGDGQVPEPDRSDPVAAALAFQDQGATWLHLVMAEEDDGGFDLPQARRIIEALTIDVQLMCRSGVHDTATLERVLATGCARLNLGRSALTDLPWCAEAIARHGRRIGVSLPVHLTGHGPRLAGPGRGTDAGDLWKALTVLDEAGCTRYVVTDVSREGSLSTPNLELVAEVCRRTTGGVLAAGGIATLDDLRTVAALAPHGVDGALIGRALYSGAFTLAQALACVATGP; from the coding sequence ATGTCGCGCCTTTCGAAGGACGCGGTCGCAGTACAGCAGGCCGGTACCGGTACCGGGTTCGAGTTGTTCCCCTCGGTGCACGTGGCCGGCGGCCGGGTGGTGCACCTGGTCGGGGACGGCCAGGTGCCGGAACCCGACCGCAGCGATCCGGTCGCGGCCGCGCTGGCCTTCCAGGACCAGGGAGCCACCTGGCTGCACCTGGTGATGGCCGAAGAGGACGACGGGGGCTTCGACCTCCCGCAGGCCCGCCGCATCATCGAGGCCCTCACCATCGACGTCCAGCTCATGTGCCGGTCCGGCGTCCACGACACGGCCACCCTCGAACGGGTCCTCGCCACCGGATGCGCCCGCCTCAACCTCGGCCGCAGCGCGCTGACCGACCTCCCCTGGTGCGCCGAGGCCATCGCCCGGCACGGCAGGCGGATCGGCGTCAGCCTGCCCGTCCACCTGACCGGTCACGGCCCGCGCCTGGCCGGGCCGGGCCGGGGCACGGACGCCGGCGACCTGTGGAAGGCGCTCACCGTTCTCGACGAGGCCGGCTGCACCCGCTACGTGGTCACCGACGTCAGCCGGGAGGGCAGCCTCTCCACCCCCAACCTCGAACTCGTCGCCGAGGTGTGCCGCCGCACCACCGGCGGCGTACTGGCCGCCGGAGGCATCGCCACCCTCGACGATCTGCGCACGGTCGCCGCGCTGGCCCCGCACGGAGTCGACGGCGCCCTCATCGGCCGCGCCCTGTACTCGGGGGCCTTCACCCTCGCCCAGGCACTCGCCTGCGTGGCCACCGGCCCCTAG